The proteins below come from a single Balaenoptera acutorostrata chromosome 2, mBalAcu1.1, whole genome shotgun sequence genomic window:
- the SAXO5 gene encoding LOW QUALITY PROTEIN: testis-expressed protein 45 (The sequence of the model RefSeq protein was modified relative to this genomic sequence to represent the inferred CDS: inserted 1 base in 1 codon), translating into MSWLEFLKASHFALGPDPRLHVDARQTFXAYRNVTRGPLCQPPPRASLFQQDARWAGQELPSETHCAYAPASPLLSSERERELARERTLAMQASKLHAHADSRARTGLSTARAHFGWPALPERASEQIRGARLVFDRDSVPSRDRAKLPIPPTAHQEFFPLHDICPKSREPSCHFGDPATLVWEHRRQDNSTSYQRQFQALPGPPALTCKRVSSSTELGDFKIGYGPMCAEQKQAYRPQVLPPDRYDKAQASAHIHCVNIRPGDGLFHDRTTKGEHSYAREPEPFVLHHDRTPESHILEGNGCPGPGSLTTSTHFFRGQPLPATKPPSRHVPHEKLQSHITLGEPSLLGQFFQTSMGTDYLAPGMQKPPKALNLHLLQSNPPQGTGETDFSTMNQKMLKPHRTAPASMTEEMPQRCKCSHLEPPLGRQRFFSTLNKDEFAFKYQGPAVLRWDDLQESHVPLGSPRQWGCGAGKVDPRAPQTPT; encoded by the exons ATGTCCTGGCTGGAATTCCTCAAGGCCTCGCACTTTGCGCTGGGTCCCGACCCGCGGCTGCACGTGGACGCCAGGCAGACTT CCGCCTACCGGAACGTTACCCGTGGGCCGCTGTGCCAGCCGCCGCCCCGCGCGTCCCTCTTCCAACAGGACGCGCGCTGGGCCGGCCAGGAGCTCCCGTCGGAGACGCACTGCGCGTATGCGCCCGCGTCGCCGCTGCTGTCGAGCGAGCGGGAGCGGGAACTGGCACGGGAGCGCACGCTCGCCATGCAGGCCAGCAAGCTGCACGCGCACGCGGACTCGCGCGCCCGCACCGGCCTCTCCACCGCGCGCGCCCACTTCGGCTGGCCGGCGCTGCCGGAGCGCGCCAGCGAGCAGATCCGCGGCGCGCGCCTCGTCTTCGACCGCGACTCGGTGCCATCCCGCGACCGAGCCAAGCTGCCCATCCCGCCCACCGCCCACCAGGAGTTCTTCCCGCTCCACGACATTTGCCCGAAGTCCCGCGAGCCTTCCTGCCACTTCGGTGA CCCTGCGACCTTAGTA tGGGAACACAGGAGACAGGATAACAGCACCTCCTACCAGAGACAGTTCCAGGCCCTTCCAGGTCCACCTGCCTTGACGTGTAAGAGG GTCTCCTCCAGCACAGAACTGGGAGACTTCAAGATTGGCTATGGGCCCATGTGTGCAGAGCAGAAACAAGCCTACAGGCCCCAGGTTCTGCCCCCAGACAG GTATGACAAGGCCCAGGCCTCAGCCCACATCCACTGCGTGAATATTCGACCTGGAGATGGCCTCTTCCACGACAGGACCACCAAGGGTGAACACTCCTATGCCCGGGAGCCAG AGCCTTTTGTTCTTCACCACGACCGGACTCCGGAGTCGCACATCCTGGAAGGAAATGGGTGCCCTGGTCCGGGCAGCCTCACCACCTCCACGCACTTCTTCCGCGGCCAG CCGCTGCCCGCGACCAAGCCACCCAGCCGCCACGTGCCTCATGAGAAATTGCAGAGTCACATAACCCTAGGGGAGCCGTCGCTTCTTGGACAGTTCTTCCAGACCTCCATGGGCACAGACTATTTAGCCCCTGGGATGCAGAAGCCGCCGAAAGCGCTCAACCTCCACTTGCTGCAGAGCAACCCGCCCCAGGGCACAGGCG AAACAGATTTTTCAACCATGAACCAGAAGATGCTGAAGCCACACAGAAcagctccagcctccatgacTGAGGAGATGCCACAgcgg TGCAAGTGTAGCCACTTGGAGCCCCCGCTGGGGAGACAGCGCTTCTTCTCAACCCTAAACAAGGATGAGTTTGCTTTCAAGTACCAGGGTCCAGCAGTGCTGAGATGGGACGACCTCCAGGAGAGTCACGTGCCCCTGGGCTCCCCTCGCCAGTGGGGCTGTGGGGCTGGGAAGGTGGACCCTCGGGCCCCCCAGACCCCTACCTAG
- the PEX11G gene encoding peroxisomal membrane protein 11C isoform X2 has protein sequence MFVYTKQYGLGAEEEAIFVRCVSVLGNLADQLYYPCEHVAWAADAKILHVESAPWWTLSTALWGLSLLLGIARSLWMVLKLRQRLRSPLAAFTSRLSQGKRRAVEAQIRSEALTLLSNLADLANAVHWLPPGILWAGRFPPWLVGLLGTISSLLSTYQAVGAGGQAYAAP, from the exons ATGTTTGTCTACACTAAGCAGTACGGCCTGGGGGCAGAG GAGGAGGCCATCTTTGTCCGCTGCGTGTCTGTGCTGGGCAACCTGGCTGACCAGCTCTACTACCCCTGCGAGCACGTCGCCTGGGCTGCCGACGCCAAAATCCTCCACGTGGAGTCTGCGCCGTGGTGGACGCTGAGCACAGCCCTCTGGGGCCTCTCGCTGCTCCTGGGGATTGCTAG GTCCCTGTGGATGGTCCTGAAGCTGAGACAGAGGCTGAGGAGCCCCCTGGCAGCCTTCACCAG CCGGCTGTCCCAGGGCAAGCGGAGGGCCGTGGAGGCCCAGATCCGGTCGGAGGCGCTGACCCTCCTGAGCAACCTGGCTGACCTGGCCAACGCGGTGCACTGGCTGCCTCCGGGCATCCTGTGGGCCGGCCGCTTCCCCCCGTGGCTGGTGGGCCTCCTGGGCACCATCTCCTCGCTCCTCAGCACGTACCAGGCAGTCGGGGCCGGCGGCCAGGCCTACGCCGCCCCCTGA
- the PEX11G gene encoding peroxisomal membrane protein 11C isoform X1: MVALSGLASALESYRGRDRLIRTLGYCCQLVGGVLVEQCPARSEVGTRLLALSSQLSHCRTVLRLFDDVAMFVYTKQYGLGAEEEAIFVRCVSVLGNLADQLYYPCEHVAWAADAKILHVESAPWWTLSTALWGLSLLLGIARSLWMVLKLRQRLRSPLAAFTSRLSQGKRRAVEAQIRSEALTLLSNLADLANAVHWLPPGILWAGRFPPWLVGLLGTISSLLSTYQAVGAGGQAYAAP, encoded by the exons ATGGTGGCCTTGAGCGGTCTGGCGTCGGCGCTGGAGTCCTATAGGGGCCGCGACCGCCTG ATCCGAACGCTGGGGTACTGCTGCCAGCTGGTGGGCGGGGTCCTGGTGGAACAATGTCCTGCCAGGTCAGAAGTGGGGACACGCCTGCTGGCACTGtcctcccaactcagccactgcAGGACCGTCCTGCGACTCTTTGATGACGTGGCCATGTTTGTCTACACTAAGCAGTACGGCCTGGGGGCAGAG GAGGAGGCCATCTTTGTCCGCTGCGTGTCTGTGCTGGGCAACCTGGCTGACCAGCTCTACTACCCCTGCGAGCACGTCGCCTGGGCTGCCGACGCCAAAATCCTCCACGTGGAGTCTGCGCCGTGGTGGACGCTGAGCACAGCCCTCTGGGGCCTCTCGCTGCTCCTGGGGATTGCTAG GTCCCTGTGGATGGTCCTGAAGCTGAGACAGAGGCTGAGGAGCCCCCTGGCAGCCTTCACCAG CCGGCTGTCCCAGGGCAAGCGGAGGGCCGTGGAGGCCCAGATCCGGTCGGAGGCGCTGACCCTCCTGAGCAACCTGGCTGACCTGGCCAACGCGGTGCACTGGCTGCCTCCGGGCATCCTGTGGGCCGGCCGCTTCCCCCCGTGGCTGGTGGGCCTCCTGGGCACCATCTCCTCGCTCCTCAGCACGTACCAGGCAGTCGGGGCCGGCGGCCAGGCCTACGCCGCCCCCTGA